In Arthrobacter sp. UKPF54-2, the following are encoded in one genomic region:
- a CDS encoding glycosyltransferase family 2 protein — protein sequence MPAHNEDQHLGQALRAVQRAADELQRQRPGIAVSVTVVLDSCTDSSAAITAGYADADPRFSALEVRLRSAGASRAAGIRNAVLGGRRAPGQRSRPAPWPGRTWIANTDADSQVPVNWLVRQLEFAEAGADAVLGSVEPDPVGMDPELLRRWLERHPFEENHPHIYGANFGVRASAYLAAGGFSQQESHEDRTLVQGLRSLAFTVLATDSMRVLTSGRTQARAPQGFGAYLRALGRQRPPAATGN from the coding sequence ATGCCCGCCCACAACGAGGACCAGCACCTCGGGCAGGCGCTGCGGGCAGTGCAGCGCGCCGCCGACGAGCTGCAGCGGCAGCGGCCCGGGATCGCCGTCAGCGTGACCGTGGTTCTGGACAGCTGCACCGACAGCTCCGCCGCGATCACTGCCGGATACGCCGACGCCGACCCGCGCTTCAGCGCCCTTGAGGTCCGGCTGCGCAGCGCCGGCGCGAGCCGGGCGGCGGGCATCCGCAACGCTGTGCTGGGCGGCCGGCGGGCACCGGGCCAGCGCTCCCGGCCGGCGCCCTGGCCAGGCCGGACCTGGATCGCCAACACCGACGCCGATTCCCAGGTCCCGGTCAACTGGCTGGTCCGGCAGCTCGAGTTCGCGGAGGCCGGAGCCGACGCTGTGCTCGGATCGGTGGAACCGGACCCCGTGGGAATGGATCCGGAGCTGCTGCGCCGCTGGCTGGAGCGCCACCCCTTCGAGGAAAACCACCCGCACATCTACGGCGCCAACTTCGGCGTCCGGGCCTCCGCCTACCTGGCCGCCGGCGGCTTTTCCCAACAGGAGTCTCACGAGGACCGCACCCTCGTCCAGGGCCTGCGCAGCCTCGCGTTCACCGTCCTCGCCACGGACAGCATGCGGGTGCTGACCTCCGGGCGGACCCAGGCGCGGGCGCCGCAGGGCTTTGGCGCGTACCTGCGCGCGCTGGGGCGGCAGCGGCCGCCCGCCGCCACCGGCAACTGA
- a CDS encoding bifunctional PIG-L family deacetylase/class I SAM-dependent methyltransferase — MVSFTHHDAGTPEADWARSGVASLPELPLDAAELAATAFIVLAAHPDDESLGAGGLMARLHGLGAEVRVLLCTAGEASHPGSPSTTPDELSALRLREFAGALGQLVPAADWRYLGLPDGQLAGHREQILAAIGDAVAATGRPAERIVLVAPYRHDGHTDHDALGAAAAEAAAAAGYGLLEYPVWYWLWAGPGHPAWQPWQRLPLTPAEEQAKAQAMAAHTSQVRALSDRPGDEVLLPPAFLEHFSRPWETFAWQAPAPHAGAGPGYAAADAEGLFDAVHARDEDPWDYTTSWYEHRKRALTLAALPARSFTAGLEIGCSIGTLSVDLAERCGSFLAVDASSAALAHATRRLAHLPAARTRHLTVPQDWPEGAFDLIVVSEVGYYLAPEELAALFDRVETALLPGGTLALCHWRHPIDGWELDGDTVHAAARRQLRWADAGLYRERDFVLEILRAPEPLP, encoded by the coding sequence ATGGTGAGCTTCACGCATCACGACGCCGGGACGCCCGAGGCCGACTGGGCCCGCAGCGGCGTCGCAAGCCTGCCGGAACTGCCGCTGGACGCCGCGGAACTCGCCGCCACGGCGTTCATCGTCCTGGCCGCCCACCCCGACGACGAATCCCTGGGCGCCGGCGGACTGATGGCCCGGCTGCACGGGCTTGGCGCCGAGGTGCGGGTACTGCTGTGCACGGCGGGGGAGGCCTCGCACCCCGGTTCGCCCAGTACCACTCCCGATGAGCTGTCCGCCCTGCGGCTGCGCGAGTTCGCCGGTGCGCTCGGCCAGCTCGTCCCGGCCGCCGACTGGCGCTACCTCGGGCTCCCGGACGGACAGCTGGCCGGGCACCGGGAGCAAATCCTGGCCGCCATCGGCGACGCCGTGGCAGCCACCGGACGGCCGGCCGAGCGGATCGTGTTGGTGGCGCCGTACCGGCACGACGGCCACACCGACCACGACGCTCTGGGCGCCGCGGCCGCGGAGGCAGCCGCGGCGGCCGGCTACGGGCTGCTGGAATACCCGGTCTGGTACTGGCTCTGGGCCGGCCCGGGGCATCCGGCCTGGCAGCCGTGGCAGCGGCTCCCGCTGACCCCGGCCGAGGAACAGGCCAAGGCGCAGGCCATGGCCGCGCACACCTCCCAGGTCCGGGCACTCTCGGACCGGCCGGGGGACGAAGTGCTGCTCCCGCCGGCGTTCCTGGAGCATTTCTCCCGGCCCTGGGAAACCTTCGCCTGGCAGGCGCCCGCTCCGCACGCAGGCGCCGGACCCGGCTACGCCGCGGCGGACGCCGAGGGCCTCTTCGACGCCGTCCACGCCCGGGACGAGGATCCCTGGGACTACACCACCAGCTGGTACGAGCACCGCAAGCGCGCGCTGACGCTCGCGGCCCTCCCCGCCCGGAGCTTCACGGCCGGGTTGGAGATCGGCTGCTCGATCGGCACCCTGAGCGTGGACCTCGCGGAACGCTGTGGGAGCTTCCTGGCCGTCGATGCCAGCAGCGCCGCCCTGGCCCATGCCACCCGGCGCCTCGCGCACCTGCCCGCCGCGCGGACCCGCCACCTCACCGTCCCGCAGGACTGGCCGGAGGGGGCGTTTGACCTGATCGTGGTCTCCGAGGTGGGCTACTACCTCGCGCCGGAGGAACTGGCGGCCCTGTTCGACCGCGTGGAAACCGCCCTGCTGCCCGGCGGCACGCTGGCGCTCTGCCACTGGCGGCACCCGATCGACGGCTGGGAACTCGACGGCGACACCGTCCACGCCGCCGCCCGCCGGCAGCTTCGCTGGGCCGACGCCGGCCTCTACCGGGAGCGCGACTTCGTGCTCGAAATCCTCCGCGCGCCGGAGCCGCTGCCGTGA
- a CDS encoding acyl-CoA dehydrogenase family protein: MNATQDTRPPRAVRISSTPDELAGLGPLLEAAAAGVGDVPALLALAKDLGQTAPKPGSGRTAFLWEILASVTAVDVAAGRILEPHLDAAAILAQAAGAGGTVPFAGTWGVFAAEAPGLTLDAKDAGGAVVLQGSKPWCSIAAQLDHAVLTAHVEGGGRAAFAVDLHDAGVSFADPHWRSRGLREIPSGTVHFDAVPAVPLGGTGWYYRRPGFAWGGMGVAACWLGGAVAVARSYADALKTAADGGREPDQLALAHLGEIDRTLSGLLHYLARTASRIDAGELSGPGAWSEALRVRGSVAAAVDRIQALVGQNLGPGPLAFDEPYAKRMADLALYVRQHHAMRDDAQLGALTFKGDHPW, from the coding sequence ATGAACGCGACCCAGGACACCCGTCCTCCCCGCGCTGTGCGGATCAGCTCCACCCCGGATGAACTTGCCGGGCTCGGGCCGCTGCTGGAAGCCGCCGCTGCCGGCGTCGGGGACGTCCCGGCCCTGCTGGCCCTGGCCAAGGATCTGGGGCAGACCGCCCCCAAACCCGGTTCAGGCCGGACCGCCTTCCTCTGGGAAATCCTCGCCTCGGTCACCGCCGTCGACGTCGCCGCCGGCCGGATTCTGGAGCCGCACCTCGACGCCGCCGCCATCCTCGCCCAGGCAGCGGGGGCCGGGGGCACCGTCCCGTTTGCCGGGACGTGGGGGGTCTTCGCCGCCGAGGCGCCGGGGCTGACCTTGGACGCGAAGGACGCCGGCGGCGCCGTCGTCCTGCAGGGGTCCAAGCCGTGGTGCTCCATCGCCGCGCAGCTCGACCACGCAGTTCTCACCGCGCACGTGGAGGGCGGCGGCCGCGCCGCCTTCGCCGTCGACCTGCACGACGCCGGGGTCAGCTTCGCCGATCCGCACTGGAGAAGTCGGGGCCTGCGCGAAATCCCCAGCGGGACCGTGCACTTCGACGCCGTCCCGGCCGTGCCGCTCGGCGGCACCGGCTGGTACTACCGGCGCCCAGGCTTCGCCTGGGGCGGTATGGGGGTCGCCGCGTGCTGGCTCGGCGGCGCCGTCGCCGTGGCCCGCAGCTACGCGGACGCGCTCAAGACGGCGGCCGACGGCGGCCGCGAACCGGACCAGCTGGCCCTGGCACACCTCGGCGAAATCGACCGCACGCTCTCCGGCCTGCTGCACTACCTCGCCCGGACCGCGTCCCGGATCGACGCCGGGGAACTCTCCGGACCCGGCGCCTGGAGTGAGGCGCTGCGCGTCCGCGGCAGCGTGGCCGCCGCCGTCGACCGCATCCAGGCGCTGGTGGGCCAAAACCTCGGGCCCGGCCCGCTGGCTTTCGACGAACCCTACGCCAAACGCATGGCCGACCTCGCGCTCTACGTCCGCCAGCACCACGCCATGCGCGACGACGCCCAGCTCGGGGCCTTGACCTTCAAGGGGGACCACCCATGGTGA